The region TGGGCGCCGCGGACGACGATCCCCTCGACGCGGTGCGGGCGGCCCAGGATCTCGCGCGCGCCCTCGACATCGCCCTCGGCGACCAGCCGCCGAGTCAGGGTCGAGGAGAAGGGCTCGCCGCCCCCGGCGGAACCGCTCACGTACAGCTCCACCACCTCGACGTCGAAGTCGTACGTCTTGCCCTGCTCGCGCAGGAAGTCGACATTGCCGGCGGCCTTGTGGCCGAAACGGAAGTTCGGGCCCTCGACGACGGCCTTGGCGTGCAGCTTGTCGACGAGGACCTTCACCACGAAGTCGGCGGGCGACAGCTTCGAGAACTCGGTGGTGAAGGGGAGGATGAGCAGCGCGTCCACACCCAGCTCGGCGCACAGCTCGGCGCGGCGGTGGTGCGGGGCGAGCAGCGGGGGGTGGCTGCCGGGGCGCACGACCTCGCTGGGGTGCGGGTCGAAGGTCACCATGACGGAGGGAACGCCCAGCTCACGGGCGCGGTCCACGGCATGCTTGATGATCAGCTGGTGTCCGCGGTGCACCCCGTCGTAGGAACCGATGGTGACGACGCTGCGCCCCCAGTCCTCGGGGATGTCCTCCAAGCCACGCCAGCGCTGCACTGTGACCGCTCCTTGTCGAACCCGTGTCCGTCATTGCCTCATTCGCAGCTCTAAGGGTGCCATGCCGAGTGCGCTCGGTTCGCATCGGCATCGGGGTGTGACGCATCGCGCACGGTTCAGGCCGGAACCCGTACCCCGGCGAGGTTCTCGATCACGCGGCGGGTGCTCGGGCCGACCACCCCGGCCCACTCGTCGGGGGAGCCGGTCAGCCAGCGTGCCACCAGGGTCGCGAAGCCGGGGACCTGACGGGCCAGCTCGACCAGACCGCGGTCGAATCCGGTGGCTCCGGCCGGGGTGCGGACGAGGAGCAGGCCCGTGCGGTGCACCAACTCACGGGTGGGTTCCTCGCCCCGGCGGGCCGCGCCGTCCGCGGCGGCCCGCAGCAGGGTGTCGAGGACGGCCGGGTCCTGCTCGTGCGCGAGCAGCAGGTCCAGCAGCTCGCGCCGCAACGGGCCGCAGTCCCGGCTGCCCGGCGCCGCCAGGACGGCCGCGAGGGCCGCCCGCACCGGAGCCGGGCAGCCGACCAGCAGACCCGTGACCAGCGGGAAAAGGACGGATCGTGCCGCGAATCCGTGTTCGAGGCGCCGATCGACGTAGGCGGCCACGTGCGCGGCGGCCTCGGGGCACAGCTCCACCACTTCCCTGACCAGCACGCCGACACGGCGGGCGAGCGCGGGCGTGGTGACGTCGGCGAGCGTGCGCAGCGCCTCCGAGGTGTCCGCGCCCGGCTGTCGCAGCCGGACCCGAAAGGCTTCGAGCACCGGGTCGGGATGCGTGTTCAGGGCGGCGACCAGCGCAGCGGCGGGCAGCCGCGGATCGCCCGCGGCGAAGCGCTCCAGCGCCTGCGGCAGGTACCGGGCCCGCGTCCACGGGTCCCGTACGAGCAGGCCGAGCGCGCCACCGTGCAGCGTGCGGTCGGCGGGGCTGGCGAGCAGGGTCAGCGCCGCGTAGCGCAGCAGCTCGCGGTCGGCCTCGGTGCGCACATGCGGCGCGGCGCGCAGCCCGTACGCCATCGCCGCCACCCGCCGGGCCGGGCGCTCGTCGTGCGCCCACCGGTCCACCGCCCGGCACACGGCCGAGGGTTCCTCCTCGGCGAGCGCGGCCAGCAGTTCGTCCCCGCGCTGGTGGGCGCGGTCGACCAGGGCCTCCGCGAGGTCGTCCAGGGCGCGCCGCCGGTGCGCGTACAGCAGGGCCTGCGCGGCGGTCGCCACGGTCGCGTGGGGCGTCGCGGGCAGCGGCCGGTCGTCGTCGAACCAGGGGGTGAGGTGGGGTTGTACGGCGGTGGGGTCGGCTGCGAGGAGTCGGGCGACGGCGTCCAGGTAGCGCGGGGCCTCCGGGGGACGGCGGCGGTGGGCGCCGGAGGCGGTGCGGGACCCCTCGGCCGGGCTCGCCTGACGCGGCGCCCCGTCCGCGACGACCAGGCGCCTGAGCAGATCGAACCGCTCCGCCTCCGGCAGCGGCAGCGCCTCCCAGAAGGAGGGCCCGAATTCCGCCGGCACACCCCGGCCTTCGGTCCGCCACGCCACGATCCGCTCGGCGAGCAGCCGGAGCACCCCGGCGTACGGGGTCGCGTCGGGTACGCGCACCAGGACATCGGCGAGGAGGTGGGTGGCCCACCAGGTGCCGTCTCCGGTCGGGGCACCGTCTCCGGTCGGGGTGGCGTCCCCAGTCCGGGCGGATTCCTCCGCCAGCAGGTCGTCGACGGCCTCGACGAGGTCTTCGAGGCGGCGGGCCAGCGCACCGGCGCCCTGGTGCCGGGCCAGCAGGAGTAGGGCCTGTACGACGGGGCCGATGCGGTGGCGCGGGACGGGCACGGAACGGCTCTGGGCGGATGGGTGTGTGGGCGTCCGCTGGGCCGGTACCCGCTCGGTACGCCAGGCTTCGCGGCGCCGGTGGACCAGGGCGTGCAGGGCCGGGTCCACATCCAGGTGGGTGCCCTGGATCCAGTCGGCGAACTCCTCGTGGGCGAACCGGTAGCCGCTCCCGGCGGGGACCAGGAGGCCCTCGGTGAGGACGGCGGAGGCCCAGCCGGTGATACGCCCCGGGGTGGGACCCCAGGGGAAGACGGCCTCGAAGGACGTGCGGTCCAGCTGGCCCTGGCCGGGCCCCAGGCAGCGCCGCGCGGCCTCGTGCACCTGGCCGGAGACCTGGGCGGCGAGCCTTCGTACGGCCGTGCCGCGCAGCCCGTTCGCCGACGCGAGCCGGAGCGCGACGCGCAGGCACATCAGGTCCAGATGGGCGGCGAAGACCTCGTCCCGGTCGAGTGGCCGGGTCGGCGCGTCAGGCAGCGCGGCGCGCACCTCCGCCAGCAGCCGCAACGTCAGCGGATGCCGCGCCTCGTCGGCCGCCAGCGCACCCTCGGGGATCCCGGCCCGCGCACGGACCCGCCGCGCCTCGTCCTCGGTCAGCCCGCCCAGCCGGACGCAGGGTGGAAGCGACGGCTCCGGGTCGGTACCGGCCCGGTGCAGCGACTCCGCCGGGAACTGGACCCCCGCCTGCTCCCAGTACTCGGCGCGGCAGGCGACGACGAGCCGCGCCCCGCTCGCCCGCAACCACTCGGCCGTGCCCGCGGTCCACTCGGGCAACCGGCGGGCGAGGTCGGGCGGCATCTCCTCCGGTCCGTCGAGGAGGAACAGCAGTGGCC is a window of Streptomyces mirabilis DNA encoding:
- a CDS encoding bifunctional riboflavin kinase/FAD synthetase — its product is MQRWRGLEDIPEDWGRSVVTIGSYDGVHRGHQLIIKHAVDRARELGVPSVMVTFDPHPSEVVRPGSHPPLLAPHHRRAELCAELGVDALLILPFTTEFSKLSPADFVVKVLVDKLHAKAVVEGPNFRFGHKAAGNVDFLREQGKTYDFDVEVVELYVSGSAGGGEPFSSTLTRRLVAEGDVEGAREILGRPHRVEGIVVRGAQRGRELGFPTANVETLPHTAIPADGVYAGWLHVGGEAMPAAISVGTNPQFDGTERTVEAYAIDRVGLDLYGLHVAVDFLAYVRGMAKFDSIEALLEAIADDVKRSRELIEAYEGE
- a CDS encoding trypsin-like peptidase domain-containing protein — encoded protein: MAGRGPRAGNEQTPDDARGARDEILVRVCDLAGRPRGVGFVADHHGTVITSHEAVDGLARLVLHAPGDRSCVVTADAVTPLPETDLALVRTEGLGLDPLPVTVRERVETGTYVRIPAGGWREARVLGSTTVTYAATDRFHRLDEALELAIGTAGADALRLGGGAAGGPVLDASTGAVIGVLGTALHTEHRAAGFAVLLHTPGDAGPLAELLDRNATTVPAYGADLNPAGVLELTATSVGSDGPGAATSPGTGGAAPATVERAAVVREFASFESGPAAVLGLVGPPGSGRTTELAALAARRTRGAAPAPTLWLRGADLLATDTSVADAATRALERAGRIVAAPEEGARREPGVLPPGGYDGELGDIGPDRLARAAGRPLLFLLDGPEEMPPDLARRLPEWTAGTAEWLRASGARLVVACRAEYWEQAGVQFPAESLHRAGTDPEPSLPPCVRLGGLTEDEARRVRARAGIPEGALAADEARHPLTLRLLAEVRAALPDAPTRPLDRDEVFAAHLDLMCLRVALRLASANGLRGTAVRRLAAQVSGQVHEAARRCLGPGQGQLDRTSFEAVFPWGPTPGRITGWASAVLTEGLLVPAGSGYRFAHEEFADWIQGTHLDVDPALHALVHRRREAWRTERVPAQRTPTHPSAQSRSVPVPRHRIGPVVQALLLLARHQGAGALARRLEDLVEAVDDLLAEESARTGDATPTGDGAPTGDGTWWATHLLADVLVRVPDATPYAGVLRLLAERIVAWRTEGRGVPAEFGPSFWEALPLPEAERFDLLRRLVVADGAPRQASPAEGSRTASGAHRRRPPEAPRYLDAVARLLAADPTAVQPHLTPWFDDDRPLPATPHATVATAAQALLYAHRRRALDDLAEALVDRAHQRGDELLAALAEEEPSAVCRAVDRWAHDERPARRVAAMAYGLRAAPHVRTEADRELLRYAALTLLASPADRTLHGGALGLLVRDPWTRARYLPQALERFAAGDPRLPAAALVAALNTHPDPVLEAFRVRLRQPGADTSEALRTLADVTTPALARRVGVLVREVVELCPEAAAHVAAYVDRRLEHGFAARSVLFPLVTGLLVGCPAPVRAALAAVLAAPGSRDCGPLRRELLDLLLAHEQDPAVLDTLLRAAADGAARRGEEPTRELVHRTGLLLVRTPAGATGFDRGLVELARQVPGFATLVARWLTGSPDEWAGVVGPSTRRVIENLAGVRVPA